In one Trichlorobacter lovleyi SZ genomic region, the following are encoded:
- a CDS encoding sensor domain-containing diguanylate cyclase: protein MKLPDRLYKRICWGVCLLSLAFWSCGAAYLRHERDTQEKLQLAGQTHAQEVAWQAVTTAHRIAMQAYFDSYIMQPEVLDILQAATTGDRNQQAIERVRLYRKLSPVYEQFRQRDVRQLHFHTPDNRSFLRFHSPHNSGDSLVASRPSVVEANRTRKPVFGFETGRVIIGFRNVFPIVWQGQHLGSVELSQPFEAVRKGLHDLDAAKDYLLLLKSSVLLPKLFDEHKKNYAPSLISQDWLVEDPQRELPDSPPPLSPVSQEVYKLLKTDQGFQAALAAGKPASVAISHVGQVFQVSLVPLHDTDGAASAVMLTFVRTPELESLYASHRTNLLVFTIMTLFGGTALYLFLSSMQTVLEQEQRLALITSNIADGIYVMDGQGRITFVNERATEILGFAPDELNGQIAHDLFHRHAGGNQTVLEECPIYRVIQTRGRYEGEEQFIQKNGDLLMVEVASQPMLKSGRIIGSVTVFRDITERKQLEEQLRLLSITDPLTGVYNRRFLQETLLKELCRAERHGEPFSLIMLDIDHFKQVNDRYGHDVGDQVLRHLVKLIQKRIRSSDCLARWGGEEFIVLLPHTGLLAAAALAETLLEDLRVSELKGVGCVTASFGVAVSRPGDTVEQLGQRADALMYLAKQAGRNCVRAESV from the coding sequence CCTGTCGCTGGCCTTTTGGAGTTGTGGCGCGGCCTATTTGCGCCATGAGCGGGATACGCAGGAAAAATTGCAACTTGCGGGTCAGACACATGCTCAGGAAGTTGCGTGGCAGGCCGTTACTACTGCCCATCGCATTGCCATGCAGGCCTATTTTGACAGCTACATTATGCAGCCTGAGGTGCTGGATATTCTGCAGGCGGCCACGACAGGTGATCGTAATCAACAGGCTATTGAGCGGGTCAGGCTGTACCGTAAACTGTCCCCGGTCTACGAGCAATTTCGCCAACGTGATGTGCGGCAGCTACACTTTCATACGCCTGATAACCGCTCGTTCCTCCGTTTTCATTCTCCCCATAATTCTGGTGACTCGTTGGTGGCCAGCCGTCCTTCTGTCGTGGAGGCGAACCGGACACGCAAACCGGTTTTTGGCTTTGAAACCGGGCGGGTTATCATAGGATTCCGCAATGTCTTTCCGATTGTCTGGCAGGGTCAGCATCTGGGCAGCGTTGAACTGTCCCAGCCGTTCGAGGCAGTGCGCAAAGGGCTGCATGATCTTGATGCCGCCAAGGATTACCTGCTGCTCTTGAAGTCATCGGTGCTGTTACCAAAGCTATTTGATGAGCATAAGAAAAATTACGCTCCGTCACTCATCAGCCAGGACTGGCTGGTCGAAGACCCCCAAAGAGAGCTGCCAGACTCCCCCCCTCCTCTTTCTCCGGTATCCCAGGAGGTATATAAACTACTCAAGACAGACCAGGGCTTTCAGGCCGCCCTGGCAGCAGGAAAACCTGCATCAGTTGCCATCAGCCATGTTGGACAGGTCTTTCAGGTCAGCCTGGTCCCGTTGCATGATACTGATGGTGCTGCCAGCGCTGTGATGCTTACGTTCGTCCGGACACCGGAACTTGAAAGCCTTTATGCCAGTCATCGTACTAATCTGCTTGTCTTCACGATCATGACACTGTTCGGCGGAACGGCACTTTACCTTTTTTTGAGTAGTATGCAGACTGTGCTGGAGCAGGAACAGCGCCTGGCACTGATTACGTCAAATATTGCCGATGGTATTTATGTCATGGACGGTCAGGGCAGGATCACTTTTGTCAATGAACGTGCGACCGAAATACTGGGGTTTGCCCCTGATGAGTTGAACGGTCAAATAGCCCACGATCTGTTTCATCGCCATGCTGGCGGAAATCAGACGGTGCTAGAAGAGTGCCCTATTTATCGTGTAATCCAGACCAGAGGGCGCTATGAAGGAGAAGAGCAGTTTATTCAAAAAAACGGTGATTTGCTAATGGTGGAAGTCGCCAGCCAGCCCATGCTCAAGAGTGGACGGATTATCGGTTCAGTTACGGTTTTCCGCGATATCACTGAGCGTAAGCAGCTGGAGGAACAGTTGCGGCTTTTGTCGATTACCGACCCGTTGACCGGTGTGTATAACCGGCGTTTTCTGCAAGAAACCTTGTTAAAAGAGCTGTGCAGGGCCGAGCGGCATGGAGAGCCATTCAGTCTGATCATGCTGGATATTGATCACTTTAAGCAGGTTAATGACCGCTACGGGCATGATGTGGGTGACCAGGTGTTACGGCATCTGGTAAAGCTGATTCAGAAGCGGATCCGTAGTTCAGATTGTCTGGCCCGTTGGGGGGGGGAAGAGTTCATTGTTCTTTTGCCCCACACCGGCTTGTTAGCTGCCGCAGCCCTTGCAGAAACTCTATTGGAAGACCTGCGTGTTTCTGAATTAAAGGGAGTCGGTTGTGTGACGGCTAGTTTCGGGGTGGCTGTTTCCAGGCCTGGTGATACAGTCGAGCAGCTGGGACAGCGGGCTGATGCTTTAATGTATTTGGCTAAACAGGCCGGGAGGAACTGTGTTCGTGCTGAGAGTGTATAA
- a CDS encoding efflux RND transporter periplasmic adaptor subunit — protein sequence MKQTSYVRLMTAVVLVAVGLTTAACGKKQAAMPPSGPPEVGVITVQPQRVALTTELSGRTAPHLIAEVRPQVGGIIKKRLFTEGSDVKAGQVLYQIDPASYEAAHASARASQARAEATLGMVRLKAERYQDLVKIKAVSQQDNDDAQAALKQAEADLAAAKAAVETARINLAYTKITAPISGRIGRSSITDGALVTANQATALATIQKLDTMYVDVTQSSAELLRLKQTLASGVLKKDTATAQARVKLVLEDGSPYPLPGTLKFSEVTVDQSTGSITLRAVFPNPKQVLLPGMFVRAVLEEGVNEQAMLVPQRGVTRNPKGDAVVMMVGAEEKVEPRVIQVVRTVGENWLVSDGLKPGDRVILEGLQKARPGTPVKAVPFGVKPAAAPGPQQQPAAAKK from the coding sequence ATGAAACAAACCAGCTATGTACGACTGATGACTGCCGTAGTGTTGGTGGCAGTAGGACTTACCACAGCGGCCTGCGGTAAAAAGCAGGCTGCCATGCCGCCTTCAGGGCCACCGGAGGTTGGTGTCATCACGGTTCAGCCCCAGCGTGTAGCGTTGACAACCGAACTGTCCGGTCGAACCGCTCCACATCTGATTGCCGAGGTCCGTCCCCAGGTGGGCGGTATCATCAAGAAGCGCCTCTTCACCGAAGGCAGCGACGTCAAGGCAGGTCAGGTGCTGTACCAGATCGATCCGGCCAGCTATGAAGCTGCCCATGCCAGTGCCCGGGCAAGCCAGGCACGGGCCGAGGCAACCTTGGGTATGGTTCGCCTGAAGGCGGAACGCTATCAGGATCTGGTCAAGATCAAGGCGGTCAGCCAGCAGGATAACGACGACGCCCAGGCAGCCCTCAAGCAGGCTGAGGCAGATCTTGCTGCCGCAAAGGCAGCAGTGGAGACCGCCCGGATCAACCTGGCCTATACCAAGATCACCGCGCCTATTTCAGGCCGGATCGGGCGTTCGTCAATTACCGATGGCGCACTGGTGACGGCCAACCAGGCCACTGCCCTGGCAACTATCCAAAAACTGGACACTATGTATGTGGATGTGACGCAATCAAGCGCCGAACTGCTCCGGCTGAAGCAGACTCTGGCCAGTGGCGTACTGAAGAAGGATACAGCGACGGCCCAGGCCCGAGTCAAGCTGGTGCTGGAAGACGGTTCTCCCTATCCGTTGCCCGGCACCCTAAAATTCTCCGAGGTCACGGTTGACCAGAGTACCGGTTCCATCACCTTACGGGCGGTATTTCCCAACCCGAAACAGGTGCTGCTGCCCGGCATGTTTGTACGGGCCGTGCTGGAGGAGGGGGTAAATGAGCAAGCGATGCTGGTGCCTCAGCGTGGTGTGACCCGTAACCCCAAAGGGGATGCCGTCGTGATGATGGTAGGTGCTGAAGAAAAAGTTGAGCCGCGAGTGATTCAGGTCGTGCGGACGGTTGGCGAGAACTGGCTGGTATCCGATGGCTTGAAACCGGGCGACCGGGTGATTCTGGAAGGACTCCAGAAAGCTCGCCCCGGTACGCCGGTCAAGGCAGTGCCGTTCGGCGTAAAACCGGCAGCAGCCCCTGGCCCGCAACAGCAACCTGCAGCAGCTAAAAAGTAA
- the typA gene encoding translational GTPase TypA yields MQERIRNIAIIAHVDHGKTTLVDAMLKHAGVYREHEAITERVMDSNDLEKERGITILAKNLSIHHGQYKINIVDTPGHADFGGEVERVLKMVDSVLLLVDALDGPMPQTRFVLKKSLDLGLKPIVVINKIDRPGSRPDEVLNMVFDLFCELEASDEQLDFPVVYTSAKMGYAKLDVNVESNSMEPLFAVVESNVRPPKGDANAPFQMLIANIDYNEYIGRIATGRIFNGQVKAGETVAMIKQDGTVSRSRITKLLGYEGLKQVEIQEAGTGDIVTVAGFDDVSIGETLASAENPVAVPYVSIDEPTLAMNFIVNTSPFAGREGKWVTSRNIRERLTKELRTNVSLRVEDTDSPDTFKISGRGELHLSILIENMRREGFELAVSKPEVIVREKDGVKMEPMEYLVVDVATEFQGAIIEKMGPRKGEMVAMHPMGEMVRLEFVVPARGLIGLRGEVLTDTRGTAVMTHTFHEYAPYKGEIPGRKNGVLIAMEHGETTAYSLDALQPRGTLFIGAGVEVYGGMIIGEHARDNDLEVNACRGKKLTNVRASGSDDAIKLTPPRSMTLEQALEFIDDDELVEVTPTSVRLRKKELDPNQRKKKNK; encoded by the coding sequence ATGCAGGAGCGTATTCGTAACATCGCCATTATCGCCCACGTTGACCACGGTAAGACCACCTTGGTTGACGCCATGTTAAAGCATGCCGGGGTTTACCGGGAACATGAAGCCATTACCGAGCGGGTCATGGACAGCAACGACCTTGAGAAAGAGCGCGGCATTACTATCCTGGCAAAGAATCTCTCGATTCATCATGGTCAGTACAAGATCAACATTGTAGACACCCCCGGCCACGCCGACTTCGGCGGTGAGGTGGAGCGGGTGCTGAAGATGGTTGACTCGGTGCTGCTGCTGGTTGACGCCCTGGACGGCCCAATGCCCCAGACCCGCTTCGTACTGAAGAAGTCCCTTGATCTGGGTCTGAAGCCGATTGTGGTGATCAACAAGATCGACCGTCCCGGCTCACGGCCCGATGAAGTTCTGAACATGGTCTTTGACCTGTTCTGCGAACTGGAGGCAAGTGACGAGCAGCTTGACTTTCCGGTGGTCTACACCAGTGCCAAGATGGGCTATGCCAAGCTGGATGTGAATGTGGAATCAAACAGCATGGAACCGCTGTTTGCCGTGGTTGAGTCCAACGTGCGGCCTCCCAAGGGGGATGCCAACGCGCCGTTCCAGATGCTGATCGCCAACATTGACTATAACGAGTATATCGGCCGGATTGCCACTGGCCGGATCTTTAATGGTCAGGTCAAGGCCGGTGAAACGGTGGCCATGATCAAGCAGGACGGCACCGTCAGCCGCAGCCGGATCACCAAACTGCTGGGATATGAAGGACTGAAGCAGGTCGAGATCCAGGAGGCCGGTACCGGCGATATTGTGACGGTGGCCGGTTTTGATGATGTCAGCATCGGTGAGACCCTCGCCTCGGCTGAGAATCCGGTGGCCGTGCCCTATGTTTCCATTGATGAGCCGACCCTGGCCATGAACTTCATCGTGAACACCTCCCCCTTTGCCGGTCGTGAAGGGAAATGGGTTACCTCCCGTAACATCCGTGAGCGCCTGACCAAAGAACTGCGTACCAACGTCTCACTGCGGGTAGAAGATACCGATTCCCCTGATACCTTCAAGATCTCCGGCCGTGGTGAGCTGCATCTCTCTATTTTGATTGAGAATATGCGCCGTGAAGGGTTTGAGCTGGCTGTTTCCAAGCCAGAGGTGATTGTCCGTGAAAAGGACGGCGTCAAGATGGAGCCGATGGAATATCTGGTGGTGGATGTGGCCACTGAATTCCAGGGCGCAATTATTGAAAAGATGGGGCCACGTAAAGGTGAGATGGTGGCCATGCATCCGATGGGTGAGATGGTCCGTCTGGAATTTGTCGTGCCTGCCCGCGGTCTGATCGGCCTGCGGGGTGAGGTGCTGACCGATACCCGTGGTACTGCCGTCATGACCCATACCTTCCACGAGTATGCCCCCTACAAGGGCGAAATCCCCGGCCGGAAAAACGGCGTGCTGATCGCCATGGAGCATGGTGAGACCACCGCTTATTCCCTGGATGCCCTGCAACCCCGCGGTACCCTGTTCATCGGTGCCGGTGTAGAGGTGTACGGCGGTATGATCATTGGCGAACATGCCCGTGACAATGACCTGGAGGTTAACGCCTGCCGGGGCAAGAAACTGACCAACGTGCGGGCTTCCGGTTCGGACGATGCCATCAAGCTGACCCCGCCCCGCAGTATGACCCTGGAGCAGGCGCTTGAGTTCATTGATGATGATGAGCTGGTGGAGGTGACCCCCACCTCGGTCCGTCTGCGTAAGAAGGAGCTGGATCCGAACCAGCGTAAAAAGAAGAACAAGTAA
- a CDS encoding TetR/AcrR family transcriptional regulator, with translation MAKDDKRELLLQATLELVAIHGFHGAPCAAIAEQAGVATGTIYRYFENKDVLINELYLSLENRINTALLEGYSEEMPFRERFLHVVRGLLKFFIAAPLEFKYIEQFHHSPYGVAFRRDRMLGQTESESCCCIYSELFTQGVAQQVIKDLPRVVLFDLAFGPIISVARNHILGFIQLDDTLIEQIAGACWDSLKR, from the coding sequence ATGGCAAAAGATGATAAGCGTGAACTATTGCTGCAGGCGACGCTTGAGCTGGTTGCCATCCATGGCTTTCATGGTGCCCCCTGCGCGGCCATTGCCGAACAGGCCGGGGTAGCGACAGGGACTATCTATCGCTACTTTGAGAATAAGGACGTTTTGATCAATGAACTGTACCTTTCCCTTGAAAATCGGATTAATACCGCTTTGCTGGAAGGTTATTCAGAGGAAATGCCCTTTCGAGAGCGGTTTCTGCATGTGGTTCGCGGCTTGCTGAAGTTCTTCATCGCAGCACCGCTTGAATTTAAATATATCGAGCAATTCCATCATTCTCCGTATGGTGTGGCATTCCGGCGCGACCGCATGCTGGGTCAGACTGAGTCCGAGAGCTGCTGCTGTATTTACAGTGAGCTGTTTACCCAAGGAGTGGCACAGCAGGTAATCAAGGATCTGCCGCGGGTGGTGTTGTTCGATCTTGCTTTTGGTCCGATTATTTCGGTGGCCCGTAACCATATCCTCGGTTTTATCCAGCTTGATGATACGCTGATTGAACAGATCGCTGGAGCCTGCTGGGATTCTCTGAAGCGTTAA
- a CDS encoding TetR/AcrR family transcriptional regulator: MSRPKNPDMIRSRLLDAGLAAFAKRGYHGTGIKEIVDTAQIPKGSFYNYFKSKEEFGLAIVLRHSEEFWQKWHDSIDAPLSDPLAALRSCFNIMLTEHLCCAVNTCSVVVHLAGEICESSELCRSTMSAVVQEWSENLAVVIRQAQQAGTVRQDIDALQLATLFWDAWLGAMQRMKMYDSVSPLNQLVELMFGTLLKA; the protein is encoded by the coding sequence ATGAGTCGTCCAAAAAATCCTGATATGATCCGCTCACGCCTGTTGGATGCCGGATTAGCCGCCTTTGCCAAGCGAGGCTACCACGGTACCGGCATCAAAGAGATTGTGGATACCGCCCAGATCCCCAAAGGCTCGTTCTACAACTACTTCAAGAGCAAGGAAGAGTTCGGTCTGGCAATCGTGCTGCGCCACTCAGAAGAGTTCTGGCAAAAATGGCATGACAGCATTGATGCACCCCTGTCAGATCCGCTCGCTGCCCTACGCAGCTGTTTTAACATCATGTTGACTGAACACCTCTGCTGCGCAGTCAACACCTGTAGCGTGGTCGTCCATCTGGCCGGTGAGATCTGTGAAAGCAGCGAACTCTGCCGCTCCACCATGAGTGCCGTAGTACAGGAATGGTCTGAAAATCTTGCTGTGGTCATTCGGCAGGCGCAACAAGCGGGAACCGTACGACAGGATATTGATGCGCTTCAATTGGCCACACTCTTTTGGGATGCCTGGCTGGGGGCGATGCAGCGGATGAAGATGTACGATTCTGTGTCACCACTCAATCAACTGGTGGAGCTGATGTTTGGCACTCTTTTAAAGGCGTAA
- a CDS encoding OmpA family protein, with product MAIKREPEKHANHERWLVSYGDFLTLLFAVFVAMYAMGQTDKKKAEELTQSLRESFGYSTQASAGQKGVLQSHDIKPIPAIKPEMAVIPITDRMPPAGPRQGNVGGGAGSRQMAGEKEFREMASAIEAYLVKQGFQNKVALSITQRGLVISLKEAGFFDSGSAKLKSESIQTLRGIADTLSRYANRFRVEGHTDSMPIRSTEFRSNWELSTARATNVIHFLIDSAGFSPESLSAVGYGEFQPVVDNSTAEQRAKNRRVDIVLLADEAAVGEARPEIMNHR from the coding sequence ATGGCCATCAAACGAGAACCTGAAAAGCATGCCAACCATGAACGCTGGCTGGTCTCCTACGGCGATTTTTTAACCCTGCTGTTTGCCGTCTTTGTCGCCATGTATGCCATGGGACAGACCGACAAGAAAAAAGCTGAAGAACTAACCCAGTCTCTGCGGGAATCATTCGGTTACTCAACCCAGGCATCTGCAGGCCAAAAAGGTGTACTGCAATCCCATGACATCAAACCGATACCGGCCATCAAACCTGAAATGGCAGTCATTCCAATCACAGACAGGATGCCTCCGGCCGGACCGCGGCAGGGGAACGTCGGTGGAGGAGCCGGTTCAAGACAGATGGCCGGAGAAAAGGAATTCCGTGAAATGGCCTCTGCGATAGAGGCCTATCTGGTCAAGCAGGGGTTCCAGAACAAGGTGGCGCTCTCAATTACTCAGCGGGGGCTGGTGATCAGCTTGAAAGAGGCCGGTTTTTTTGATTCAGGAAGTGCCAAGCTTAAAAGTGAGTCCATCCAGACCCTGCGGGGAATTGCTGATACGCTCAGCCGCTATGCCAATCGATTCCGTGTGGAAGGGCATACCGATTCGATGCCGATCCGTTCAACAGAATTCCGCTCGAATTGGGAGCTTTCAACTGCCCGGGCCACCAATGTGATCCATTTTTTGATTGATTCAGCCGGTTTCAGTCCTGAATCGCTATCTGCAGTGGGGTATGGAGAATTTCAACCGGTTGTTGACAACAGTACTGCGGAGCAACGGGCAAAAAACAGGCGGGTGGATATCGTGCTGCTGGCCGATGAGGCTGCGGTGGGGGAGGCGCGACCGGAAATTATGAACCACCGCTGA
- a CDS encoding sensor domain-containing diguanylate cyclase: MKNRCMTDAAGSAHPLPKGAYTKNFLKVFVPLLLVLAIVISLLWSIDVRSQKAILYSSEKNLTKLVSQAVRDELQNVNSDLFYLANLPQLQEYLTSGGTAPASLTENILLFSKHRKVYDQIRYLDSSGMEVIRINFDGKTAVTVPTDQLQSKAKRYYFEDTLRLERGDVYVSPFDLNIEGNTIEYPLKPMIRFGTPVFDKKGQKRGVIVLNYLGNQLLKTLDKYSSKNGSQLALLNSEGYWLKGLCSEDEWGFMLPERKEAVIGKQFPAAWKECTQNQDGQILTDKGLFTFSTIYPLQTGQVSSTGNTAATGRSMTQVQSDTYYWKMVSFVSPEIVRTKLYGFRKILLLISSVLIVLLAFLARQVALNALQREETAALVHAMAFRDALTGLPNRRLLEDRLNQSIASADRNAGKVAVLFLDLDHFKAVNDTLGHEVGDQLLKQVSGRLQEAVRKSDTVARLGGDEFILLLLNITSHQDVDSVADKVIQAISRPFSIAGQQAQVGTSIGIALYPEDCTDPESLVAFADKALYKAKQSGRNRYVWFAAIAGEGTQGAQV, translated from the coding sequence TTGAAAAACAGGTGTATGACAGATGCTGCAGGTTCTGCCCATCCCTTACCCAAAGGGGCCTATACCAAAAACTTCTTGAAGGTTTTTGTCCCTTTGCTTCTTGTGCTTGCCATAGTTATCAGCCTGCTTTGGTCAATTGATGTACGTAGTCAAAAGGCCATTTTGTATAGCAGTGAAAAGAATCTGACAAAGCTGGTCAGCCAGGCTGTCCGGGATGAATTGCAGAATGTCAACTCTGATCTGTTCTATCTGGCAAACCTCCCTCAACTGCAAGAATATCTTACGTCAGGAGGAACCGCTCCTGCCAGTCTGACTGAGAATATTCTTCTGTTTTCCAAACATCGTAAAGTGTATGACCAGATACGGTATCTTGACAGTTCAGGGATGGAGGTCATCAGAATCAATTTTGATGGGAAAACTGCCGTTACGGTCCCCACGGATCAGTTGCAATCCAAAGCAAAGCGTTACTACTTTGAAGACACACTCCGGCTGGAGCGGGGAGATGTATATGTCTCGCCATTTGACCTCAACATTGAAGGTAACACGATTGAGTACCCTCTGAAGCCGATGATCCGGTTTGGCACTCCTGTCTTTGACAAAAAAGGGCAAAAACGTGGTGTTATCGTGCTTAATTATCTGGGCAATCAACTGCTGAAAACCTTGGATAAATATTCCAGTAAAAACGGTTCCCAACTTGCCTTGCTTAACTCCGAAGGTTACTGGCTGAAGGGGTTGTGCTCTGAGGATGAATGGGGGTTCATGCTTCCTGAACGGAAGGAGGCAGTCATTGGCAAGCAATTTCCTGCAGCATGGAAGGAATGCACGCAAAATCAGGATGGTCAAATTTTAACTGATAAAGGTCTGTTTACTTTTTCAACCATCTATCCTTTGCAGACGGGGCAGGTCTCAAGTACCGGAAACACTGCAGCAACCGGCAGAAGCATGACTCAGGTACAGTCAGACACCTATTATTGGAAAATGGTCAGTTTTGTATCTCCTGAAATTGTTCGGACAAAATTGTACGGATTCAGGAAGATATTGTTGCTTATTTCATCTGTCCTGATTGTGCTTTTGGCTTTTCTTGCCCGGCAAGTTGCGCTCAACGCCCTGCAGCGAGAGGAAACAGCTGCATTGGTTCACGCTATGGCATTCAGGGATGCGTTAACCGGCCTGCCTAACCGTCGATTGCTTGAAGACCGTTTGAACCAGTCTATTGCTTCTGCTGACAGGAACGCCGGTAAAGTTGCAGTTTTATTTCTGGATCTGGATCATTTCAAGGCGGTTAACGACACCCTTGGCCATGAGGTCGGAGATCAACTGTTAAAGCAGGTTTCAGGTCGGCTACAAGAGGCAGTACGGAAATCTGATACGGTTGCAAGACTTGGTGGTGATGAATTTATCCTGCTTTTACTGAACATTACAAGCCATCAAGATGTCGATTCTGTGGCAGACAAGGTGATTCAGGCGATTTCACGCCCATTTTCAATCGCTGGACAGCAGGCTCAAGTCGGTACCAGTATCGGTATCGCACTCTATCCTGAAGATTGCACCGACCCCGAGAGCCTGGTTGCATTCGCTGATAAAGCGCTCTACAAAGCCAAACAGAGCGGGCGTAACCGGTATGTCTGGTTTGCTGCTATTGCTGGCGAAGGTACGCAGGGGGCGCAGGTATAA